One Halorarum halophilum DNA window includes the following coding sequences:
- a CDS encoding matrixin family metalloprotease, whose translation MKKAVIIAIVLVISGCASGGTASPTEQPTSTVSDSPTDSPTQSPSPSPTASPTPTPVPPNNAWQANPIRVEILAPEDSRADHEGMVREAVRYWENQSTGRELNYTIVDGPYSDITVRFVDDIGYCENEDGHTVGCADYIRPGTTVNGVTYVEVERGFTRKTTVKILKHEFGHTLGYDHSDTDQFDFMEAETSTTYVSQPDALDRPSPWLVNELFIYVDEGDLSPHNREDYREEVQHAIDYYETDKDSNLQPNTSLTLTDNESAAHVIVRLDEGGGFNSSGRRWGVDTDTDPALEYYTSGEITVKDVGEDHVAWHVGYWFGYLFGAETVDDLPPPFDDPEDDDRDHWW comes from the coding sequence ATGAAGAAGGCGGTCATCATCGCCATTGTCCTCGTAATCTCAGGGTGTGCATCTGGTGGCACGGCTTCACCAACTGAGCAGCCGACGTCAACGGTATCGGATTCGCCCACCGACAGCCCAACACAGAGTCCATCGCCATCTCCCACTGCAAGCCCTACGCCGACACCCGTACCTCCAAATAATGCATGGCAGGCCAACCCCATCCGCGTAGAAATCCTCGCACCAGAAGACTCTCGAGCTGACCATGAAGGGATGGTTCGTGAGGCGGTTCGATATTGGGAGAATCAATCGACGGGGAGAGAGCTCAATTACACAATTGTCGACGGCCCGTACTCAGACATCACGGTGCGGTTCGTAGATGATATCGGATACTGCGAGAACGAGGATGGACACACCGTGGGCTGTGCTGATTACATTCGGCCAGGAACAACGGTCAACGGCGTCACCTATGTTGAGGTTGAACGAGGGTTTACGAGGAAGACGACTGTTAAGATTCTAAAACACGAATTCGGCCACACGCTCGGGTACGACCACTCGGACACCGATCAGTTCGATTTCATGGAGGCCGAGACATCTACAACGTACGTCAGCCAACCGGACGCTCTGGACCGCCCCAGCCCGTGGCTGGTCAACGAACTGTTCATATACGTCGATGAGGGCGACCTGAGCCCCCACAACAGAGAGGATTACAGAGAGGAAGTCCAACATGCCATTGACTACTACGAGACTGACAAGGACTCAAACCTCCAACCGAACACATCTCTGACCCTGACCGACAATGAGTCGGCGGCACATGTCATAGTTCGGCTAGACGAGGGTGGCGGGTTCAACTCTTCAGGTAGACGATGGGGTGTGGATACTGACACCGACCCGGCGCTGGAGTATTACACGAGTGGGGAAATTACTGTGAAAGATGTTGGTGAAGACCACGTCGCATGGCACGTCGGCTACTGGTTTGGGTATCTCTTCGGGGCCGAAACGGTCGACGATCTCCCGCCTCCGTTTGACGACCCCGAGGACGATGATCGGGATCACTGGTGGTAA
- a CDS encoding signal peptidase I has translation MLGRIALIIVVFAAVAVTTPASPVQVSYVYSDSMEPTIGQNDGYLVVPEGNIEQRDIIVFWSSERGEPVTHRVVGRSSAGLLTQGDNNDITDQAAGYSYVQREEIVGTVFTIHGEPVTIPGLGILVSLMGTHRLVVLGAAGLLIAGSMLYNSGTHHSRPGRAVVRVNDVMHPLFAVALLTGIVFLLIGANGHELTYVAVDGTVGGPNTLTVGEATNETVLITAPSIPFTHRMVSTDGMTITSQSENASTVTAQVYIPGPTERGAYTTSIRVCRYPAVLPEQTVRTLHAVHPTLAACITMGLLFAPFFVLYVLVLDGQQPLRTSRSRWRSRLGGRNQ, from the coding sequence TTGCTTGGACGTATCGCGCTCATCATCGTCGTTTTTGCAGCCGTTGCAGTCACGACGCCGGCGTCTCCGGTCCAGGTCTCATACGTTTATTCGGATAGCATGGAACCCACGATCGGCCAGAACGACGGCTACCTCGTGGTTCCGGAAGGGAATATCGAACAGCGGGATATCATCGTGTTCTGGTCGTCCGAACGGGGAGAACCTGTCACTCACCGGGTCGTTGGTCGCTCGAGTGCTGGACTGCTAACGCAGGGCGACAACAATGACATTACGGACCAGGCTGCCGGCTATTCGTATGTCCAACGCGAGGAAATCGTTGGGACGGTCTTCACGATCCACGGTGAGCCGGTCACAATCCCTGGCCTGGGAATCCTCGTCTCGCTAATGGGCACACATCGTCTCGTCGTACTCGGTGCTGCTGGGCTCCTCATTGCTGGCAGCATGCTATACAACTCAGGAACTCACCACTCCCGCCCCGGTCGAGCAGTGGTAAGGGTGAACGATGTGATGCATCCGTTGTTTGCCGTAGCACTCCTCACAGGGATCGTGTTCTTGCTGATCGGGGCGAATGGCCACGAACTGACGTACGTGGCCGTGGACGGTACAGTGGGTGGGCCAAACACGCTCACGGTAGGTGAAGCTACGAACGAGACGGTTTTGATAACTGCTCCATCCATCCCATTCACGCATCGCATGGTGAGTACAGATGGGATGACGATTACGAGCCAAAGCGAGAACGCTTCGACCGTGACGGCGCAGGTGTACATCCCCGGACCGACAGAGCGTGGAGCCTACACGACGAGCATCCGTGTCTGTCGGTATCCGGCCGTTCTTCCCGAACAGACCGTCCGGACTCTCCATGCTGTTCACCCCACGCTTGCAGCATGCATCACGATGGGGCTTCTGTTCGCCCCGTTTTTCGTA